One Dreissena polymorpha isolate Duluth1 chromosome 9, UMN_Dpol_1.0, whole genome shotgun sequence genomic window carries:
- the LOC127843988 gene encoding uncharacterized protein LOC127843988: MSKKRKLGDGSTKDVQLYCLCRQKNDENEMMVECDFCDGWFHPRCVDMDEDEAGYLSSWNCPGCIEIMNENPTLTRKALLAFQGRIAPKNGWGQDFYVTDIDEKVLDEKVKTKRHRIEGYNLFREGKVSKLSCVKSESGKYIYFKGVAVPSMKDKDYHVHLCLKNGGTSMKWATCTCPAGNDGQCKHVVAIVYLIIDLHRQGVEKIPDIQTCTDKLQMWHVRKPISDELLLFSDINFVKHDPFKVAKRELCSTVKYHNPVPHFAKAVSSTQIEKLVKLYDTGGLKLPVIETLRSNNCEPVLPKAQSDASDLNDMLFERLQETTSTFSKTCHEFSENEKTFYEGLITCDIKMSKNIEKQTRMQSKNAKWFSEREYRITSSTFGTFCRMKSTTDPCKTFDQKKVHFTSRSVKHGIMYENVAFAKYAQQTNVTDSAVGLVVNPNIPFLGASPDRIVLTEDRVMKLVEVKCPYSLFDRKTSIQKQINNRSFYLKKDNDRVKLHEKHDYYFQIQGQLNICGIETCDLVVFVPPDDIMIVCVERDQHFFNSVMLPKLSDIWFNKLLPHFVS, encoded by the exons ATGTCGAAGAAACGTAAGCTCGGGGACGGCTCTACTAAAGATGTTCAGCTGTATTGTCTGTGCCGACAGAAGAATGACGAGAATGAAATGATGGTTGAATGTGACTTCTGCGATGGTTGGTTTCACCCACGTTGTGTTGACATGGATGAAGACGAGGCTGGTTATTTGTCTTCATGGAACTGCCCTGGTTGTATAGAGATCATGAATGAAAATCCAACATTGACTCGCAAAG CTTTACTGGCTTTCCAAGGAAGAATTGCCCCAAAGAACGGCTGGGGTCAAGATTTCTATGTCACCGATATCGACGAGAAGGTCTTGGATGAGAAAGTCAAGACAAAACGACATAGAATTGAGGGATACAACCTTTTTCGAGAAGGCAAAGTATCAAAACTAAGTTGCGTGAAATCCGAATCcggaaaatatatatattttaagggtGTCGCTGTCCCTTCTATGAAGGATAAGGACTACCATGTCCATTTGTGTCTGAAAAATGGTGGTACCTCCATGAAGTGGGCAACTTGCACCTGTCCTGCTGGTAATGATGGACAGTGCAAACATGTTGTGGCCATTGTGTACTTGATAATTGACCTCCATAGACAAGGAGTGGAGAAAATTCCAGACATCCAAACTTGTACAGATAAATTACAAATGTGGCATGTGCGAAAACCCATTTCTGACGAACTACTTTTGTTTAGTGACATTAACTTTGTGAAACATGACCCTTTCAAAGTGGCAAAGAGAGAATTGTGTTCTACAGTGAAATATCACAATCCTGTACCGCACTTTGCAAAAGCTGTGTCAAGTACACAGATtgaaaaacttgttaaattgtatgACACTGGTGGGCTGAAATTGCCAGTTATAGAAACATTAAGGAGCAACAACTGTGAGCCAGTGTTACCAAAAGCCCAAAGTGATGCAAGTGACTTGAATGACATGCTCTTTGAGCGATTACAAGAAACAACCAGTACCTTCAGCAAAACTTGCCATGAATTCAGCGAAAATGAGAAGACATTCTATGAAGGACTTATCACCTGTGACATTAAGATGtctaaaaacattgaaaaacaaacacgGATGCAAAGCAAAAATGCTAAGTGGTTTTCTGAGCGCGAGTACAGAATAACATCTTCTACATTTGGAACATTTTGTAGAATGAAGTCAACAACTGATCCATGTAAAACATTTGACCAAAAAAAGGTGCACTTCACAAGTCGCAGTGTAAAACATGGGATCATGTATGAGAATGTTGCGTTTGCTAAATATGCACAACAGACAAATGTTACAGACAGTGCTGTAGGTCTGGTAGTGAATCCAAACATTCCATTTCTTGGTGCAAGTCCTGACCGAATAGTTCTGACAGAAGATAGGGTCATGAAGTTGGTAGAAGTGAAATGTCCATACAGTTTGTTTGATAGAAAAACTTCAATCCAGAAACAGATAAATAATAGATCATTCTATTTGAAAAAAGACAATGACAGAGTCAAGCTACATGAAAAGCATGACTATTACTTTCAGATTCAAGGACAGTTAAATATTTGTGGTATCGAAACATGTGACCTGGTTGTGTTTGTTCCCCCTGATGACATTATGATAGTTTGTGTGGAAAGGGACCAACACTTCTTCAACAGTGTCATGTTGCCTAAGCTGTCAGACATATGGTTCAACAAGTTACTGCCACACTTTGTTTCTTAA